Genomic segment of Bacteroidota bacterium:
AGAGTTTTTTTAATTGGGAATGATTCGTTGCCAACTGGTGATTATTTGACTGACAACATTATAGTTAATACCAAAGGCAAGGGGTGGTTAGATATAGATCTTGAAAATAAAGAACTAGTTTTTCCAAAGGAGGGATTGGCGTTTGGAATTGAACTGTTTGCTACTAGTGAAGAATATTATTATACCAGGAAAGTAAATGATGGCAAAAAAGATGAAAATAAAATTTATGCTTTTAGCCTGGCAAGAGAAAAGGGTAGTAAGGATTTGACAATGACAAAAGTTAATAGCTGGAGAAAATGGATAATAGAAAGGTCTAATTATAGTAATTGCGGAAATTTAGTTTGTAGAGTGAAAGTCAAAGTGTGGAGATAGAGTTATAGTATTAAGTGTTGATAAGTAAAATTTTTGAAAAAGATAAATAGAAAACTATAAAATGGTTTTGTTAGGATTAGATTGGTTATTGATTTTAGAGAAAGCAGCCTTTGTACTGGTTATAGTCGGCTTGTCTTTCTTTATTGCTATGTACACCACATGGGCTGAAAGAAAAGTGGCAGCATGGATGCAGGATCGTATTGGTCCCAACCGTGCAGGTCCATTAGGTTTGTTTCAGCCATTGGCTGATGGTGGTAAATTATTTTTCAAGGAAGAGATCATTCCGCTTGCTTCCAATAAATTTTTATTCATACTCGGCCCGGGATTAGCAATGGTAACTGCATTGGTGACAAGCACAGTAATTCCATGGGGAGGTACATTGAATTTCTTTGGAAGAGATATCAGTATGCAGATCACTGATATTGATATGGGAATTTTGTTTGTGTTTGGTGTAGTAAGCATGGGTGTATATGGAATTATGATCGGTGGATGGGCATCTAACAATAAATTCTCACTACTCGCGGCTATACGCGGAGCTTCACAAATGATCTCTTATGAACTGCCGATGGGTCTTGCATTGATCGCTGTTTTATTTATGACGGGCTCATTAAAAATGAGTGAGATAGTGCATAATCAAATTGCAAATGGCTGGCATATTATTTATCAGCCGCTTGGCTTTATCATATTTTTTGTTTGTGCATTGGCCGAATGTAACCGTACACCGTTTGATCTGCCGGAAGCAGAGAACGAATTGAACTTTGGATATCACCAGGAATATTCATCAATGAAATTGGGATTTTACCTGTTTGCTGAATACATCAATATGTTTGTAAGCGCAGCAGTAATATCAACTTTGTATTTCGGGGGATATGATATTCCATTTGTGAATGAAGCAGCATGGGATATACCAAACTGGCTGCTGACATTTATCAGTTTTAGTGTCATCATGACAAAGATCATTTTCTTCCTGTTTGTGTTTATCTGGATCCGTTGGACCATCCCACGTTTCCGGTATGACCAATTAATGAATCTTGGATGGAAGAAATTAATACCATTGGCGCTGTTGAATATGATTGCGACTGCAGCTGTGATGTTGTGGTTGAATAAATGATTAGCTGATTTGCGGATGTGCAAATGTGCGGATGAATACAACAAGATGTTTGATAGTTGTTGAGTAGAATTAAGGGATGTACAAGGGAGTGACACAACAGGCGATGATAGTAGTAATAGAGTTGGTAACATAAATATATATTTGCGAACTTTTTAAAAGCTTTATGCAATTAACACAAAGAGCTAAACTGGTTGACCGCAAGCCGATGACATGGCTGGAGAGTATTTATCTCTGGAATATTCTGAAAGGCATGATGGTCACATTGCGTCACCTGTTTATGAGAAAAGCTACGATCAGTTATCCTGAGCAGAAACGCAGTTTCAGCCAGGTGTTTCGTGGTTTGCAGGTGCTGAACAGGGATGAAGAAGGTCGTGAGAATTGTACAGCATGTGGCTTATGTGCTGTAGCTTGTCCGGCTGAAGCAATTACGATGGAAGCAGCAGAACGTTTACCGGGTGAGGAGCATTTATACCGTGAAGAAAAATATGCAGCGAAATATGAGATCAATATGTTGCGCTGTATATTCTGCGGATTGTGTGAAGAGGCTTGCCCGAAAGATGCGATTTATTTATCACAGACTTTTGCGCCGGCAAACTACGGCCGCGAAGGATTTATATATAAGAAAGAAGATTTGCTGATTCCGCATCCGATCGAACAACCCGAAGAATTTAAAAAGGCGTTGGGAGAAAGGGTTCAGAAGAACTAATTGCTTTTACAAAATGGGAATTATTCAAATATTATTCGGATTTCTTACGGTGATGGCACTGTTCAGTGCAATCATGGTTGTCATCAGTAAGAATCCTGTATATAGTGTGCTTTGGCTTATCCTCGTATTCTTTGCTATTTCAGGTCATTATATTTTATTGAATGCGCAGTTCCTGGCGATCGTAAATATTATTGTTTATGCAGGCGCCATCATGGTATTGTTCCTGTTTGTGATCATGCTGATGAACCTGAATAAGGAAACAGAACCACAAAAAGGAAGGTGGTTAAAAATTGCCAGTGTTGTTGCTGGAGGATGTTTGCTGCTGGTATTGGTAGCGGCGTTGAAAGATGCAGGTGATATGAAGGAAAAAACTGCATTGATCAATACAGGAAATATAGGATTAATAAAAATCCTGGGAAAGGAATTGTTCAGTACTTATGTAGTGCCGTTTGAAATAAGTAGTGTGTTGTTTTTAAGTGCCATGGTTGGCGCAGTGGTGATTGGAAAGAAAGAATAAAACCCCCTGTCCCCCTAAAGGGGGAACTTAGGTGGTAAAGCTCTTATTGGAAGTAAATTCAAAATTTCAGAATGTTCTAAAAGCCCCTTTAGGGGTTTGGGGTATTATGCCGATCAATTATTACATATTTCTGTCACTTGCATTATTTGTAATTGGAATAGTGGGAGTGCTTATTCGTCGTAATGCCATTATCATTTTTATGTGCATTGAGCTTATGCTGAATGCAGTGAATCTGCTATTGGTGGCTTTTTCAAAAATGCATAATGCTGTATCTGGTGCGGTAGATGCAACGGCAGGAACAGAAGGACAAATATTCGTGTTTTTTATAATGGTAGTAGCCGCAGCAGAGGTAAGTGTGGGATTGGCAATTATTGTGATGATGTACCGGAATGTACATTCAGTAGATATAGGATTTTTAAACAGATTAAAGCATTGACCCCCTGTCCCCCTAAAGGGGAGACTTAGGTCGGCAATGCTTAATTGATAAATAAAGATTTTTTAATTTAAAATTCAGACACTTAAGTTAAATGAGTGTTTTTAAAAGCCCCTTTAGGGGTTTGGGGTATGCAAAACGTTTTACAAATAGCCTGGTTGATCCCTTTCTTTCCATTACTCGGTTTTTTAATTACCGGGTTGGGGAGGAATAAGCTCAGTAAAGGAATGACGGGCATTATTGGAAGCGGGGTGATATTTATTTCTTTGTTGCTGAGTGTTTGGGTGTTTATGCAGGTAAAAGGCGGCAACGCACATGATGCTTATTATTTCGATTTTATAAAAGCCGGATCGATCAATATTCCTTTTGAATTCCGGATTGATGCTTTATCATCTTTATTTCTTTTGATCATCACAGGTGTTGGTTTTTTAATTCATGTGTACTCTACGGCTTACATGCATGAAGAAAACTCATCACATTATGCCCGGTATTTTTCTTATCTCAACTTGTTTGTGTTTTCAATGCTGCTGCTGGTGATGGGAGGAAACTATGTAGTGATGTTTATCGGTTGGGAGGGTGTAGGACTTTGTTCTTATTTACTGATTGGCTATTGGTTTAAAAATATAAACTACACGGCTGCAGCCAATAAAGCATTTATCATGAACCGGATCGGCGATTTGGGATTCCTGATCGCTATTTTTTGGCTTATTAGTAAAACTGGCACTGCATCTTTTACAGAAGTGTTCTCTGCAAAGTCTCTGGAAGCTTTATCACAAACTGATATTACAGTAATTACATTGTTGTTATTTGTCGGCGCTACAGGCAAAAGTGCACAGATACCATTGTACACCTGGTTGCCAGATGCAATGGCAGGCCCGACCCCGGTTTCAGCATTGATCCATGCTGCTACGATGGTGACAGCCGGTATTTATATGATTGCACGAAGCAATATTTTGTATTCAATGGCTCCTGTTACTCAAAATGTGGTAGCCTATATTGGGTTGGCAACTGCTTTGTTGGCAGCAACAATTGCATTAAAACAAAATGATATTAAAAAAGTGTTGGCTTATTCAACTGTAAGCCAGTTAGGATATATGTTTATTGCATTAGGAATGGGTGCTTATTCAGCAGCTGTATTTCATGTAATGACGCATGCATTTTTTAAAGCTTTATTATTCCTTGGCGCAGGTAGTGTGATACATGCAATGAGTGGAGAACAAGACATAAGAAATATGGGTGGGCTGAGTAAAAAAATAAAGACAACTTATTTCACCTTCCTGGTAGGCACATTGGCTATTGCTGGTTTTCCTTTCTTCTCTGGTTTCTTTTCAAAAGATGCAATACTGCTCGCTACATACGGGCATAATAAAACTATTTATGCGTTTGCTTTGTTAGGTGCAATGCTAACCGGCTTCTATATGTTCCGGTTACTGTTACTTACTTTTCACGGATCGTTCCGGGGCACTGAAGAACAGAAACATCATTTACATGAAAGTCCGGCAGCAATGACTGTGCCTTTGATAATTCTTGCTATACTTTCTTTTGCTGGTGGATTTATTGAACTACCCGCAGTATTCGGCGAAACAGCAAACAGACTTACACAATTTTTATTTTCTGCTGTTCCATTAAATACGGTGCATCATGTGTCTCATTCAATGGAATGGGCATTGATGGGACTTGCTACGGGCCTGGTACTTGTAGCAGTGCTGTTTGCTTATTTTAAATACAGGAAATATTCAGCTACTGAAGAAAAGGGATTAGGAAAAGTGCTCGAGAATAAGTGGTATGTAGATGAATTATATGATTCGATCATTGTAAAACCTTTGAACAAGCTGGCTGATTTCTTTGATAAAGTATTTGAAAGCCAGGTAGTCGATTGGATAGTGAATGGAGCCGGCAAAGCTGTTAACTATGGCAGCAGACAATTACGGTTATTACAAAGCGGACATGTGGGTAGTTATATATTGCTGATGGTGATCAGCATGCTATTGATTTTTGCATGGCAATTTTTTATAAGAAAATAAACCCCCTGTCCCCCTAAAGGGGTGACTTAGGTCGAGGAGGTTTATAATTGATATAATTTGAAAATTGATTTAATAAATCTAAAACTCGTTTGAGTTTAAGGTTCAAAAAGCCCCTTTAGGGGTTGGGGTACTTATGATCGCATTATTATTGATATTAATTCCATTACTGACTGGCATTGTATCTTTTTTTATAAAGGAAGATAAAAATGTAAGGACATGGGCCTATGTTTCTTCTGTAGTAACGGTTGGCGTTGTATTGTTTGGTTTACTGAGTTGTTCTGATCCTTCCTGTTTTGATTTCAAAGCTGAATGGATGGGTTCTCTCGGCAGCAGCTTTCATTTAAAGATGGATGGCATCAGTAAATTAATGTGCCTGCTTACGGCCATTGCTTATCCAATGATCTTTATTTCTACGCTTAAAACATCTTATAAAAATTCAAACCGGTATTTTGGCTTAATGCTCTTAACGCAGGCAGGCTTGTTAGGTGTGTTTACTGCTGCAGATGCATTATTGTTTTATTTCTTCTGGGAACTGGCATTGATACCTGTTTACTTTCTTTGCTCAACATGGGGAGGTGAAAAAAGGATCGCTGTTACTTTTAAATTCTTTGTTTATACATTTCTCGGGTCAGTATTAATGCTGATTGCTTTGTTATTTATTTATAACAGTACCCCTGATTCATCTTTTGATATAGAATCTTTTTATAAAGCAGCGGTGGGGGAGAACAGGCAGAGCTGGGTATTCTGGATGATGTTTGTTGCATTTGCAATTAAGATGCCTGTATTTCCTTTTCATACCTGGCAGCCGGACACGTATGAACAAACAAATACAGGAACAACAATGGTGCTGAGCGGCCTGATGGTGAAAATGGGATTGTTTGCTGTGATACGCTGGTTGCTCCCGGTCATTCCATTTGCAACAGCCAACTGGACAAATGCAGTTGCCTTCCTCTGTGTATTTGGAATTATTTATGCTTCGCTTATTGCTATACGGCAGGATGATATTAAAAGATTGGTGGCTTACTCATCTATTGCGCATATCGGGTTAATGTGTTTGACATTATTTGCAGTAAACAAAACCGGCATGCAGGGTGTAATGCTGCAAATGTTTAATCATGGTATCAATATTATCGGTTTGTGGATAGTGGTAGAAATCATTGAAAGAAATCTCGGAGTAAGAAAAATTTCCCAATTAGGGGGTTTGGCAAATTCATCACCAACGCTGGCAATCTTCCTTACCATCATTGCGCTGGCAAATATTGCATTGCCATTAACGAATGCTTTTCCCGGTGAGTTCTTAATGTTCAATGGAATTTTCAATAGTAATGCATTTGATGGCGGCTACACGTTATTCGGTAGTGTCAAATTCAATGCATCAAGTTTTGGTTTATTGTTTACAGTAGTGGCAGGCATTGGAATTATTCTCGCTGCCATTTATACATTGAATATGATCCGCAAAGTATTTTATGGCGAAACAAATGAGCTGACAGCAAAAGGAATAAGCCTGGGTATAAATGAAAAAATTGTTTTATCGGTGATCGTAATATTAATAATTGTAATTGGTGTTTATCCAAAACCATTATTAGACATTACAGAACAGGCGGCT
This window contains:
- the nuoH gene encoding NADH-quinone oxidoreductase subunit NuoH, with protein sequence MVLLGLDWLLILEKAAFVLVIVGLSFFIAMYTTWAERKVAAWMQDRIGPNRAGPLGLFQPLADGGKLFFKEEIIPLASNKFLFILGPGLAMVTALVTSTVIPWGGTLNFFGRDISMQITDIDMGILFVFGVVSMGVYGIMIGGWASNNKFSLLAAIRGASQMISYELPMGLALIAVLFMTGSLKMSEIVHNQIANGWHIIYQPLGFIIFFVCALAECNRTPFDLPEAENELNFGYHQEYSSMKLGFYLFAEYINMFVSAAVISTLYFGGYDIPFVNEAAWDIPNWLLTFISFSVIMTKIIFFLFVFIWIRWTIPRFRYDQLMNLGWKKLIPLALLNMIATAAVMLWLNK
- the nuoK gene encoding NADH-quinone oxidoreductase subunit NuoK, giving the protein MPINYYIFLSLALFVIGIVGVLIRRNAIIIFMCIELMLNAVNLLLVAFSKMHNAVSGAVDATAGTEGQIFVFFIMVVAAAEVSVGLAIIVMMYRNVHSVDIGFLNRLKH
- a CDS encoding NADH-quinone oxidoreductase subunit J, giving the protein MGIIQILFGFLTVMALFSAIMVVISKNPVYSVLWLILVFFAISGHYILLNAQFLAIVNIIVYAGAIMVLFLFVIMLMNLNKETEPQKGRWLKIASVVAGGCLLLVLVAALKDAGDMKEKTALINTGNIGLIKILGKELFSTYVVPFEISSVLFLSAMVGAVVIGKKE
- the nuoL gene encoding NADH-quinone oxidoreductase subunit L; protein product: MQNVLQIAWLIPFFPLLGFLITGLGRNKLSKGMTGIIGSGVIFISLLLSVWVFMQVKGGNAHDAYYFDFIKAGSINIPFEFRIDALSSLFLLIITGVGFLIHVYSTAYMHEENSSHYARYFSYLNLFVFSMLLLVMGGNYVVMFIGWEGVGLCSYLLIGYWFKNINYTAAANKAFIMNRIGDLGFLIAIFWLISKTGTASFTEVFSAKSLEALSQTDITVITLLLFVGATGKSAQIPLYTWLPDAMAGPTPVSALIHAATMVTAGIYMIARSNILYSMAPVTQNVVAYIGLATALLAATIALKQNDIKKVLAYSTVSQLGYMFIALGMGAYSAAVFHVMTHAFFKALLFLGAGSVIHAMSGEQDIRNMGGLSKKIKTTYFTFLVGTLAIAGFPFFSGFFSKDAILLATYGHNKTIYAFALLGAMLTGFYMFRLLLLTFHGSFRGTEEQKHHLHESPAAMTVPLIILAILSFAGGFIELPAVFGETANRLTQFLFSAVPLNTVHHVSHSMEWALMGLATGLVLVAVLFAYFKYRKYSATEEKGLGKVLENKWYVDELYDSIIVKPLNKLADFFDKVFESQVVDWIVNGAGKAVNYGSRQLRLLQSGHVGSYILLMVISMLLIFAWQFFIRK
- the nuoI gene encoding NADH-quinone oxidoreductase subunit NuoI, whose product is MTWLESIYLWNILKGMMVTLRHLFMRKATISYPEQKRSFSQVFRGLQVLNRDEEGRENCTACGLCAVACPAEAITMEAAERLPGEEHLYREEKYAAKYEINMLRCIFCGLCEEACPKDAIYLSQTFAPANYGREGFIYKKEDLLIPHPIEQPEEFKKALGERVQKN
- a CDS encoding NADH-quinone oxidoreductase subunit M codes for the protein MIALLLILIPLLTGIVSFFIKEDKNVRTWAYVSSVVTVGVVLFGLLSCSDPSCFDFKAEWMGSLGSSFHLKMDGISKLMCLLTAIAYPMIFISTLKTSYKNSNRYFGLMLLTQAGLLGVFTAADALLFYFFWELALIPVYFLCSTWGGEKRIAVTFKFFVYTFLGSVLMLIALLFIYNSTPDSSFDIESFYKAAVGENRQSWVFWMMFVAFAIKMPVFPFHTWQPDTYEQTNTGTTMVLSGLMVKMGLFAVIRWLLPVIPFATANWTNAVAFLCVFGIIYASLIAIRQDDIKRLVAYSSIAHIGLMCLTLFAVNKTGMQGVMLQMFNHGINIIGLWIVVEIIERNLGVRKISQLGGLANSSPTLAIFLTIIALANIALPLTNAFPGEFLMFNGIFNSNAFDGGYTLFGSVKFNASSFGLLFTVVAGIGIILAAIYTLNMIRKVFYGETNELTAKGISLGINEKIVLSVIVILIIVIGVYPKPLLDITEQAADFIMNKADVSQFLKK